A stretch of the Pseudorasbora parva isolate DD20220531a chromosome 13, ASM2467924v1, whole genome shotgun sequence genome encodes the following:
- the LOC137038694 gene encoding uncharacterized protein, translated as MLHCFLHISWLFFSTGPKGQMEKGRFKALLSLSFIATAIGIMVLVYTDSPKHYMHTPPTIRAPPTNDTFKIQEDLNSITPIIGSEHFMVSAFIDHRLDGVIRIISIIKRNSLQPLYCVYCNTEHDCRTVRADVQIHTDHFSFPYGASDVICKGKHAQNATHVLITTEKNDSVDPKMVHLPIQNKVVRDTFKFDFTICISNLFGDYNNVLQFAQTMEMYKLLGVQHVVIYKTKCGPDLEKLLKHYETEGTLEIVSWPIDKFVNPSPGWNIKKHKGDVHYYGQLVTLNECIYRHMYQSRYVLLNDIDEIIMPYKNTNLSSLMKDLQSAHPSVGVFLIENHIFPKTQFEDSGKFKRAEWNNIPGVNIMEHIYREPGRKNIYNPTKMIVNPRKVQQTSVHSSLKYYGDVYHVPFDVCRIVHVRVPLQGHLTKDKLFVDKRLWDFEQDLIRNVDQTLRISGFLNSFS; from the coding sequence atgttgCATTGTTTTTTACACATTTCTTGGCTTTTTTTTTCTACAGGACCTAAAGGACAGATGGAAAAAGGCAGATTTAAGGCACTTCTTTCACTGTCATTTATTGCCACTGCTATTGGCATAATGGTTTTGGTATACACGGACAGTCCTAAACATTACATGCACACTCCTCCAACAATAAGAGCTCCTCCAACAAATGACACATTCAAAATCCAGGAGGATTTAAATTCAATAACACCCATCATAGGCTCAGAGCATTTCATGGTGTCTGCGTTTATCGACCACAGACTGGACGGGGTCATTCGAATCATCAGCATAATCAAGAGGAATAGTCTTCAGCCACTTTACTGTGTTTACTGCAACACTGAACATGACTGCAGAACTGTTCGAGCAGATGTCCAGATACACACAGATCATTTTAGCTTCCCGTATGGTGCTTCAGATGTGATTTGTAAAGGTAAACACGCGCAAAATGCAACACATGTCCTAATAACAACTGAAAAGAATGATTCAGTTGACCCCAAGATGGTGCATCTGCCAATACAAAATAAGGTGGTAAGAGATACTTTTAAGTTTGACTTCACCATTTGCATCTCCAACCTTTTTGGTGATTACAACAATGTACTGCAGTTTGCTCAAACTATGGAGATGTACAAGCTTCTGGGTGTACAACACGTGGTCATCTATAAAACCAAATGTGGACCAGACCTGGAAAAGCTCTTAAAACATTATGAAACAGAGGGGACACTGGAGATTGTTTCATGGCCTATCGACAAGTTTGTGAACCCGTCCCCGGGCTGGAACATCAAGAAGCACAAGGGCGATGTCCATTATTATGGTCAGTTAGTAACACTTAATGAGTGCATTTACAGACACATGTATCAATCCAGGTACGTCCTCCTAAATGATATTGATGAGATCATCATGCCGTACAAAAACACCAATTTATCATCTCTTATGAAGGATCTCCAGTCTGCTCATCCCAGTGTAGGGGTGTTCCTCATAGAGAACCACATATTCCCCAAAACACAGTTTGAGGACAGTGGGAAGTTCAAACGAGCAGAATGGAATAATATTCCTGGTGTCAATATCATGGAGCACATTTACAGAGAACCTGGTCGAAAGAACATTTACAATCCCACAAAGATGATTGTCAACCCAAGGAAGGTGCAGCAAACATCAGTACATTCCTCCTTGAAATATTATGGCGATGTTTACCATGTACCGTTTGATGTATGTAGGATTGTTCATGTGAGAGTCCCACTGCAGGGGCATCTTACCAAAGACAAGCTGTTTGTAGACAAAAGACTCTGGGATTTTGAGCAAGATCTGATAAGGAATGTTGACCAGACATTGAGAATTTCTGGTTTCCTGAACAGTTTCAGTTGA